The DNA window TTAGACATGTCACATTTGCCCATCATTCCTCCTGCAGCGCTAGATGATTTCATCTCCATTGAACATTTCATCACTTTATTTTCGGCGGCATTGCCATTGCCCAAAATTGGCGCTATTACCAATCCAATCAAACAAGTCAATTTTATCAAAATGTTCATTGATGGTCCAGAAGTATCTTTGAACGGATCTCCAACCGTATCGCCAGTTACAGCTGCTTTGTGCGCTTCTGATCCTTTGAAACTCATTAATCCATCCACTAAAACGCCTGCTTCGAAAGATTTTTTAGCATTGTCCCAAGCTCCACCGGCGTTGTTTTGAAAAATAGCCCAAACTACTCCAGAAACCGTAACTCCCGCCATATAACCTCCAAGCATTTCGGCTACCATTGCATTGGAGTTGGCGTCATTCATATACACTAATTTACCAATCAAGACAATTCCTATTGGGAAACCTATAGTTAAAATTCCAGGCAACATCATTTCATGCAAAGCGGCTTTAGTCGAAATATCAACACATTTTGCGTATTCAGGTTTACCTGTTCCTTCCATAATTCCTGGAATTTCTCTAAACTGACGACGCACTTCGTTCACCATATCCATAGCGGCTTTTCCTACTGAATTCATTACTAAAGCGGAGAAAACTACCGGAATCATTGCCCCTATGAACAACATTGATAGTACGGGTGCTTTAAAAATATTGATACCGTCGATACCTGTAAATGTAACATAAGCTGCAAACAAACCTAACGAAGTCATCGCAGCCGAAGCAATGGCAAATCCTTTTCCAGTAGCTGCGGTTGTATTTCCAACAGAATCTAAAATATCGGTTCTGGTACGAACTTCTTTAGGTAACTCGCTCATTTCGGCTATTCCACCAGCGTTATCTGAAATTGGGCCAAAAGCATCGATTGCCAATTGCATCGCCGTTGTAGCCATCATAGCTGAAGCAGCTAAAGCAACACCGTAGAATCCTGCAAAAAAATATGAAATCCAAATGGCTAATGCCAAAACAATTACTTTAGGAAAGGTGGACAGCATTCCTGTTGACAAACCTGCAATAATATTAGTTCCCGCACCCGTGGATGATTTGGCAACAATGGCCAAAACAGGTTTTGTTCCCAAACCAGTAAAGTATTCCGTAACCGACGATATAATTGCACCCACTACCAATCCAACGATGGAAGCATAAAAAACTCTAATCGAAGCGACTTCTTTGATCCCTTCACCAAAGAAATTCATGTTCATTTTTTCAGGCAACATATAGTCAATCAAGAAATAACATGAAGCGGCTGTCAATAAAATTGACACCCAGTTTCCAATATTAAGTGCTTTTTGAACCTCAGCTTCTTTCGCATTATTATCGGTGATTTTCACTAACATAGTTCCAATCATAGAAAACAAAATTCCGAAACCTGCGATAGCCATTGGTAATAAAATAGGCCCAATTCCGCCAAAAGCATCTTGAATGTTTCCGCCCATATCTTTGATAACGTAATTACCCAATACCATTGTAGCAAGTACAGTTGCCACATAAGAACCAAATAAATCGGCTCCCATTCCCGCAACATCTCCTACGTTGTCGCCCACATTATCAGCGATAGTTGCCGGATTTCGCGGATCGTCTTCAGGAATTCCAGCTTCAACTTTACCTACAATATCCGCTCCAACATCGGCAGCCTTTGTATAAATTCCACCACCAACACGGGCAAACAAAGCAATAGATTCGGCACCAAGTGAGAAACCGGCTAAAGTTTCTAAAACAGTAGTCATATCTTCGGTGGAAGTCCAAACGCCACCCATATAAACATTATAAAGGATAATAAAAAAACCTGTGAGTCCTAAAACGGCCAATCCAGCAA is part of the Flavobacterium nackdongense genome and encodes:
- a CDS encoding sodium-translocating pyrophosphatase encodes the protein MNTIMIYVPIILALVGLVFMAIKRAWVLKQDAGDGKMAAISEYIHEGALAFLKAEYKLMTVFVIVASIVLAGLTFLPGNSSHILIVVSFIFGAIFSAFAGNLGMKIATKTNVRTTQAARTSLPHALKVSFGGGTVMGLGVAGLAVLGLTGFFIILYNVYMGGVWTSTEDMTTVLETLAGFSLGAESIALFARVGGGIYTKAADVGADIVGKVEAGIPEDDPRNPATIADNVGDNVGDVAGMGADLFGSYVATVLATMVLGNYVIKDMGGNIQDAFGGIGPILLPMAIAGFGILFSMIGTMLVKITDNNAKEAEVQKALNIGNWVSILLTAASCYFLIDYMLPEKMNMNFFGEGIKEVASIRVFYASIVGLVVGAIISSVTEYFTGLGTKPVLAIVAKSSTGAGTNIIAGLSTGMLSTFPKVIVLALAIWISYFFAGFYGVALAASAMMATTAMQLAIDAFGPISDNAGGIAEMSELPKEVRTRTDILDSVGNTTAATGKGFAIASAAMTSLGLFAAYVTFTGIDGINIFKAPVLSMLFIGAMIPVVFSALVMNSVGKAAMDMVNEVRRQFREIPGIMEGTGKPEYAKCVDISTKAALHEMMLPGILTIGFPIGIVLIGKLVYMNDANSNAMVAEMLGGYMAGVTVSGVVWAIFQNNAGGAWDNAKKSFEAGVLVDGLMSFKGSEAHKAAVTGDTVGDPFKDTSGPSMNILIKLTCLIGLVIAPILGNGNAAENKVMKCSMEMKSSSAAGGMMGKCDMSKCATMTKDECAKMCDEKGCTPEQKEMCMSHYDANGKFIAPTTEKACCAKKEAMEKNIKVELSNENGKAKAKVTTTENGKDNIQVFEGSLEEVKAKVEALK